In Mytilus edulis chromosome 6, xbMytEdul2.2, whole genome shotgun sequence, the following proteins share a genomic window:
- the LOC139527571 gene encoding uncharacterized protein codes for MVTIYVWNPDAEIGSVGHVSLEVNNSSTYISWYPLDNKTKLQRKTTVRKALPPSYEEDCKTFAMRHADGIFIIPRDLVSESKITNWWEHNKPSKQYHLLARNCATVVRDALVVGSKHQVLSSLLKLLSWKGSVTPMDIRTYCIIVKKKFILENLDILNILIVLGTLLLIGFATVAFIKLLYVLFIDSHTFSQLIRMCLRIVLILTVLLKYFECTLTLGMITVLVLMFCFVVYMLYIFLYYSIMILVSISYNIYYWLDFVANDISILCGILLLASKNFNLSLFVAFIISLTLCVIKFIAIWILYDNFDIIVLMLIVILNIEKYIQTIGQKIRNYMRTEPLN; via the exons ATGGTAAcgatttatgtttggaatccagaCGCCGAAATAGGGAGTGTAGGACATGTTTCCTTGGAGGTTAACAACAGCTCAACATATATAAGCTGGTATCCACTTGATAACAAGACTAAACTTCAACGAAAA ACTACCGTAAGAAAAGCATTACCACCATCATACGAAGAAGACTGTAAAACTTTTGCTATGAGACATGCAGATGGGATATTTATAATACCACGTGATCTTGTCAGCGAATCAAAAATAACTAATTGGTGGGAACACAACAAGCCAAGTAAACAATATCATCTGTTGGCGCGTAACTGTGCAACAGTAGTTCGAGATGCGTTGGTAGTTGGATCAAAGCACCAGGTTCTTAGTTCGTTATTGAAGCTGCTGTCATGGAAAGGGTCTGTTACACCGATGGATATAAGAACTTATTGCATAATTGTGAAAAAGAAATTCATATTGGAAAACTTAGATATTTTAAACATCTTGATTGTGTTAGGAACATTGCTTTTGATAGGATTTGCCACAGTTGCTTTTATAAAACTACTTTATGTATTATTTATTGACAGCCATACATTTTCACAACTAATACGCATGTGCTTACGGATCGTACTTATTTTAACAGTTCTTCTCAAATATTTTGAGTGTACCCTAACTTTAGGTATGATTACTGTATTAGTGTTAATGTTCTGTTTCGtagtatatatgttatatatttttctttattactCTATTATGATTCTTGTGTCTATTTCATATAATATTTATTACTGGTTGGATTTTGTTGCAAatgacatttcaatattatgtGGGATTCTTCTCCTTGCATCAAAAAACTTCAACTTATCGTTATTTGTAGCATTTATCATTTCCCTGACTCTTTGCGTGATAAAGTTTATAGCGATATGGATTCTTTatgataattttgatattattgttttgatgcttattgttattctaaatatagaaaaatatattcaaacaataGGGCAAAAAATTCGCAATTACATGAGAACCGAGCCTTTAAACTAA